The Anaerobacillus alkaliphilus genome has a window encoding:
- a CDS encoding YczE/YyaS/YitT family protein, which produces MQGWKLKVNCYLVGLLIVSFGVSLMVNSNLGVGPWDALFVGLAMKLGLTVGSWLVIIGLILILLNSFLYRNKPDFTAFLTIFVLGVLIDFWLIFVFSEIAIISIIVRVIFLLIGILLIAIGIALYLQANFAKNPIDNLMLAVQFRTGKSLTVSKTIIEVSALLLAFLVGGPIGLGTILVTFFIGPLIQIFHSPISKNLKF; this is translated from the coding sequence GTGCAAGGATGGAAGCTAAAAGTAAATTGTTATCTAGTTGGGTTACTTATTGTTTCATTTGGGGTAAGTTTAATGGTTAACTCAAATTTAGGTGTAGGACCATGGGATGCCCTATTTGTGGGACTTGCAATGAAATTGGGGTTAACAGTAGGGAGCTGGTTAGTCATTATAGGGCTGATATTAATTTTATTAAATAGTTTCCTTTATCGAAATAAACCTGACTTTACAGCATTTCTCACAATTTTTGTACTGGGAGTACTTATTGACTTTTGGCTTATTTTCGTATTTTCAGAAATTGCAATAATTTCAATCATCGTAAGAGTAATCTTTTTACTGATTGGCATATTATTAATTGCGATAGGAATAGCTCTATACCTTCAAGCAAACTTTGCAAAGAATCCAATAGATAATTTGATGCTTGCTGTCCAATTTAGAACAGGAAAGAGCTTAACCGTTTCAAAAACAATTATTGAAGTATCTGCTCTGCTTTTAGCATTCCTTGTTGGTGGCCCAATTGGTCTTGGAACAATTCTAGTAACTTTTTTCATCGGTCCCCTTATTCAAATCTTCCATTCTCCAATCTCTAAAAACCTAAAATTCTGA
- a CDS encoding FadR/GntR family transcriptional regulator yields the protein MKGLSKKTTILEEYDFFSTKGELTEFLLLKKLSETNEPVGSWVLKTMLEVNGLEVSTATVGRILKTLDAKKYSKLVENQGRLLTAKGQTYISHLSDEVERMRLQQNLMEASKPGDFGELLDLIIARKTIECETVRLAALRATVDHIEDLYHSLEDHDHDVSCKKDPNPVACIFHEKIAEASQNRFLIATLNILIYEELKLESKISDLITREKGAEYVQHHRLIADAIRDRNADLAVRYMQEHMDAMLSAIEEQSGVVSYGSKKQT from the coding sequence ATGAAAGGTTTATCGAAGAAAACTACTATTCTTGAGGAGTATGATTTTTTCTCTACAAAAGGTGAACTAACGGAGTTTTTATTATTAAAGAAGCTTTCTGAGACAAATGAACCGGTTGGTTCATGGGTACTAAAGACAATGTTAGAGGTGAATGGACTTGAGGTAAGCACTGCAACTGTTGGCCGAATATTAAAAACATTAGATGCGAAGAAGTATAGCAAACTTGTTGAAAATCAAGGAAGGCTATTAACTGCTAAAGGACAAACGTATATTAGTCATCTGTCCGATGAAGTAGAAAGGATGAGACTTCAACAAAATTTAATGGAAGCCTCAAAACCTGGAGATTTTGGTGAACTTCTTGATCTTATAATTGCTAGAAAAACGATTGAGTGCGAGACAGTAAGACTTGCAGCATTAAGAGCAACAGTTGATCATATTGAGGATTTATATCATTCTCTTGAAGATCATGATCATGATGTTTCCTGTAAAAAGGATCCTAATCCTGTCGCTTGTATATTTCATGAAAAGATAGCAGAGGCTTCTCAAAATCGCTTTCTGATTGCAACGTTAAATATTTTAATATATGAGGAGCTAAAACTTGAATCCAAAATCTCTGATTTAATTACCCGTGAGAAGGGTGCAGAGTATGTGCAGCACCACCGACTAATAGCGGATGCAATAAGAGATAGAAATGCAGATTTAGCTGTTCGGTATATGCAAGAACATATGGATGCCATGCTATCTGCAATTGAAGAGCAGAGTGGTGTGGTAAGTTACGGGAGTAAGAAACAAACCTAA
- a CDS encoding Na+/H+ antiporter NhaC family protein, translated as MEFGILALIPPLVAILFALKTKQTLLSLFIGVWIGSTIIYNWNPLVGFVSTISEFIIPSIADPWNAGLLLLVTLAGGFVHALKVSGAAQAFAQAATRKINTRKRAQTTTWASAFAFSYTEPVLILGTIMRPITDRLKVSRVKLAYILDSMGASLASMSPISSYGPFITGLIAVQLTAIGLSDNPWGLFLAMIPYNLYGIFAMLTVLFVIRTGLDIGPMYHAEKRAVETGQLLGENDKPMIMDLDEEELPAGYSLSIKNFLIPMGLLFASIFGVIFWSGDILANGFRQSFIEANIVLAICTGFVVGSIGAVLVSVTTGLHSFQKSVDEWTKGIKNLVIVPMILILAWSIGSVAGKMGLGAYLSALVDNYLAAGMVPALIFLLGAIIAFSTGSSWGVFAIMMPIAIPMADMLGVPLPLVIGAVISGGLFGDHCSPISDTTIMASTGAACDHIEHVNTQLPYAITVGIAAFIGFLVGGFTLPWLGIVTTIVVIVGSLYFLNKHVSRRVDDSKVDKNFTA; from the coding sequence ATGGAGTTCGGAATATTGGCATTAATTCCACCGCTCGTCGCAATTTTATTTGCTCTAAAAACTAAGCAGACCTTATTATCTTTATTTATTGGTGTTTGGATTGGCTCTACGATTATTTATAATTGGAATCCATTAGTAGGGTTTGTTAGTACAATTTCTGAATTTATTATTCCTTCTATTGCTGATCCTTGGAATGCTGGATTACTATTATTAGTTACTCTTGCTGGTGGATTTGTTCACGCTTTAAAAGTGTCTGGAGCAGCACAAGCATTTGCTCAAGCAGCAACAAGAAAAATTAATACAAGAAAGCGAGCACAGACTACTACTTGGGCTAGTGCATTTGCTTTTTCGTATACAGAGCCGGTTCTTATCCTAGGAACTATCATGCGTCCAATAACTGACCGGTTGAAGGTATCTCGCGTAAAGTTAGCATATATATTGGATTCAATGGGTGCCTCATTAGCTTCCATGTCTCCAATAAGTAGCTATGGTCCATTCATTACGGGTTTGATAGCTGTTCAATTAACTGCAATAGGCTTGTCTGATAATCCTTGGGGTTTATTTTTAGCGATGATCCCATATAATCTTTATGGTATTTTTGCAATGCTAACGGTACTTTTTGTTATTCGTACTGGATTAGATATCGGACCAATGTATCACGCTGAAAAGCGAGCAGTAGAAACTGGTCAGTTACTTGGGGAAAATGATAAGCCAATGATCATGGATTTAGATGAAGAAGAACTTCCAGCAGGTTATTCATTATCAATTAAAAACTTCTTAATTCCAATGGGATTACTCTTTGCTTCCATTTTTGGTGTCATTTTTTGGTCAGGCGATATCTTGGCAAATGGTTTTAGACAATCGTTTATTGAAGCAAACATCGTACTAGCAATTTGTACAGGGTTTGTGGTTGGTTCTATTGGGGCGGTCTTGGTTTCTGTTACTACTGGTCTACACAGTTTTCAAAAATCGGTTGATGAATGGACCAAGGGCATTAAAAACCTAGTAATTGTTCCTATGATCCTTATATTAGCTTGGTCCATTGGTAGTGTAGCAGGAAAGATGGGGTTAGGTGCGTATTTATCTGCCTTGGTTGATAATTATCTCGCAGCAGGAATGGTACCGGCATTAATATTCTTACTGGGGGCAATTATTGCATTTTCTACCGGGAGCTCTTGGGGTGTATTTGCAATTATGATGCCCATTGCAATTCCAATGGCAGATATGCTTGGTGTCCCACTGCCGTTAGTTATTGGTGCAGTGATTAGTGGTGGATTATTCGGTGACCATTGTTCACCAATTTCTGATACTACAATCATGGCTTCAACAGGTGCTGCCTGTGACCACATTGAACACGTAAATACTCAATTGCCATATGCAATTACTGTTGGTATTGCAGCTTTTATCGGTTTCTTAGTTGGAGGCTTTACATTACCGTGGTTAGGAATTGTTACTACAATCGTTGTCATTGTTGGTTCTCTATATTTCTTAAACAAACATGTAAGTAGAAGAGTCGACGACTCCAAAGTAGACAAAAACTTCACAGCGTAA
- a CDS encoding amidohydrolase family protein — translation MKVNYIIKNAFVMTMEGKGVGMIENGAIAIKDNKIQAVGTSDDISRDYTADEVIDGKNKLVMPGLIDAHIHTGIGILRGVSQDINNWMQEGLWPFMKHVTVEDNVKGSMMNIVEGIKAGTTTFCDYDGNMNQIVENYVKVGARARVAELVNEIPEDIGDIPVGELYPFYSEIGNRKLNNNIRLMEEWHEAENGRITCMLGPHGPDMMSLELMLEMKSLAEKYDTKLHMHVAQGDREIDQMVKRYGKRSIAFLDEIGYLNERLLAVHLTEATKEETMQVARSGAKMINCSGSIGIIDGIVPPILEFLEAGGTAALGSDQAPGNNCNNMFNEMKFVSILNKVKSRNPSVFPAHLALRLATIESAKAIGLEHEVGSLKAGKKADLLIVDLQEPSMSPIITAPIRNIVPNLVYSAKGSEVEAVMVDGKFIMRDKEILTISEKEVVEVAQLAAYGISQKAQGDIFPNSPLLQRMESGEL, via the coding sequence ATGAAGGTCAATTATATTATTAAAAATGCTTTCGTGATGACTATGGAGGGAAAAGGCGTCGGTATGATAGAGAATGGTGCCATCGCTATAAAAGATAATAAAATTCAAGCTGTTGGTACATCAGACGATATTAGTCGTGATTATACAGCTGATGAAGTCATTGATGGAAAAAATAAGTTAGTCATGCCAGGTCTTATTGATGCACATATTCATACAGGCATTGGTATTTTGCGTGGCGTTTCTCAGGACATAAATAACTGGATGCAAGAAGGATTATGGCCATTTATGAAGCACGTTACCGTTGAAGATAACGTAAAGGGTTCTATGATGAATATTGTAGAGGGGATAAAAGCAGGAACGACAACTTTCTGTGATTATGACGGCAATATGAATCAGATTGTTGAAAATTATGTTAAGGTAGGGGCCCGTGCCCGGGTGGCAGAGCTTGTAAATGAAATACCAGAAGACATAGGTGATATACCAGTAGGAGAGTTGTATCCCTTCTACTCAGAGATTGGAAACAGAAAACTTAATAATAATATTCGCTTAATGGAAGAATGGCATGAAGCAGAAAATGGTCGCATAACTTGTATGCTAGGGCCTCATGGACCTGATATGATGAGTCTGGAATTAATGTTAGAAATGAAATCGTTAGCAGAAAAGTATGATACCAAATTGCACATGCATGTTGCACAAGGCGACCGTGAAATTGATCAAATGGTCAAACGGTATGGAAAAAGAAGTATAGCATTTTTAGATGAGATTGGTTATTTGAATGAGCGTTTACTTGCGGTTCATTTAACTGAAGCAACAAAAGAAGAGACAATGCAGGTTGCAAGAAGTGGTGCGAAAATGATTAATTGCTCGGGAAGCATTGGCATCATTGACGGCATCGTACCTCCAATCTTAGAGTTTCTAGAAGCTGGTGGAACAGCTGCTCTTGGCTCTGACCAAGCACCAGGAAATAACTGTAACAACATGTTTAACGAAATGAAATTTGTGTCTATCTTAAACAAAGTGAAAAGTCGTAATCCCTCAGTATTTCCGGCTCATCTGGCGTTACGCCTGGCAACAATTGAGTCTGCCAAAGCAATTGGATTAGAGCATGAGGTAGGTTCCTTAAAAGCAGGAAAGAAAGCTGATTTATTAATTGTAGATTTACAAGAACCGAGTATGTCTCCTATTATTACAGCACCAATTCGAAACATTGTTCCTAATCTGGTCTATTCAGCTAAAGGTAGTGAAGTAGAGGCTGTTATGGTGGATGGTAAATTTATCATGAGGGATAAGGAGATTTTAACAATTAGTGAAAAAGAGGTTGTTGAAGTAGCTCAACTAGCTGCTTACGGTATTAGTCAAAAAGCCCAAGGGGATATCTTCCCTAACAGTCCATTATTACAAAGAATGGAATCAGGAGAGCTATAA
- a CDS encoding trans-sulfuration enzyme family protein: MTYKFGTKTVHFQKKAEGRNVSKAQPIYQTSAFSFKDLDDMEDFYQGNKEYLYTRFSNPNTDDLGEGVAQLEGAPKGVATSSGMSAILAGVLAVVSHGDHIVASEDIYGGTYQLFANELKEFGIEVSFVSMNNSDEIENAIKVNTKLLYSESVTNPLLRVEDLPAIISLAKKHHLTTMIDNTFATPFLLKPYELGADLVIHSATKYIGGHSDVTAGVLVGREDLIAKAKTKVVNLGANLSPFEAWLACRGLKTLAVRMERQVKNAQALADFLRRNPLLEKVYYPEAVAENGNGAIVSVDLGEQFDIETFFKSLEWIKIVPTLAGVESTVTYPIRTSHRTVPEAIRSKLGITRGLVRISLGIEDAEDIIKAFEIAIEKAKL, translated from the coding sequence ATGACATATAAATTTGGTACAAAAACTGTTCATTTTCAAAAAAAGGCTGAAGGAAGAAATGTTAGCAAAGCCCAGCCGATATACCAAACATCTGCTTTCTCATTCAAAGATTTAGATGATATGGAAGATTTTTATCAAGGTAATAAAGAATATTTATATACAAGATTTAGTAATCCTAATACAGACGATTTAGGTGAAGGTGTAGCCCAGCTAGAAGGAGCACCTAAGGGTGTAGCTACCTCTTCAGGGATGTCAGCAATATTAGCTGGTGTTTTGGCTGTTGTAAGCCATGGCGATCACATTGTTGCTTCTGAAGATATCTATGGTGGAACATACCAACTGTTTGCAAATGAATTAAAAGAATTTGGAATTGAAGTTTCTTTCGTTTCGATGAATAATTCTGATGAAATAGAGAATGCTATTAAAGTAAACACGAAGCTATTATATTCCGAGTCAGTGACAAACCCATTGTTAAGGGTTGAAGATCTACCAGCAATAATCTCACTGGCTAAGAAACATCATTTGACAACAATGATTGATAACACGTTTGCTACTCCGTTTTTACTTAAACCGTACGAATTAGGAGCAGATTTAGTTATCCACAGTGCCACAAAATATATTGGTGGTCATAGTGATGTTACAGCGGGAGTATTAGTTGGTAGGGAAGATTTAATTGCAAAAGCAAAAACAAAGGTTGTTAACTTAGGTGCAAATCTAAGTCCTTTTGAAGCATGGTTAGCATGCAGGGGTTTAAAGACGTTAGCCGTAAGAATGGAACGTCAGGTGAAAAATGCTCAAGCACTTGCTGACTTTCTAAGGCGTAACCCTTTATTAGAAAAAGTCTACTATCCAGAAGCTGTAGCTGAAAATGGCAATGGTGCAATTGTGTCAGTGGATCTTGGTGAGCAGTTTGACATTGAGACATTTTTTAAATCATTAGAATGGATTAAAATTGTTCCAACACTTGCTGGAGTTGAATCTACAGTTACTTATCCAATAAGGACTTCTCATCGTACGGTTCCAGAAGCGATCCGTAGTAAACTAGGAATTACAAGAGGATTAGTGAGAATTTCCTTAGGAATAGAGGATGCAGAAGATATTATTAAAGCTTTTGAAATTGCAATCGAAAAAGCTAAATTGTAA
- the thiL gene encoding thiamine-phosphate kinase — protein MLRDEFDFIKKIRPKYSYQSSLIQGIGDDAAIYCNEPMFDELICMDTMVEGVHFTRQTMTPWMIGFKALAVNISDIAAMGGIPTYYLVSIAIPEEWTEEELTQIYAGMSDLGSKYSMDLIGGDTVSSKKGLIITVTVLGKVEKGTSLLRSNAKPGDLVFVVGDLGASAAGLDLLLSTGLNHPYTEYEKHLLKAHQEPIPQVEAGRILACSGLNISLNDISDGLASETNELAEASSVDLHIEFEKVPRNIYLNAYPIEKQKQWCLFGGEDYQLVGTMSEAGFKQLSPILSEKNIKLTVIGEVTEGSGNVYLYENKHKEKLLKKGFNHFDKGE, from the coding sequence GTGTTACGAGATGAATTTGATTTTATAAAGAAAATTAGACCTAAATATTCTTATCAATCTTCGTTAATACAAGGGATTGGTGATGATGCTGCAATTTATTGTAATGAACCTATGTTTGATGAGCTTATCTGTATGGATACAATGGTAGAAGGTGTTCATTTTACAAGACAAACAATGACTCCTTGGATGATTGGTTTTAAAGCTCTTGCAGTTAACATTAGTGATATTGCTGCAATGGGTGGAATCCCAACGTATTACTTAGTATCGATTGCCATACCAGAAGAATGGACGGAAGAGGAATTGACGCAAATATATGCTGGTATGTCTGATTTAGGCAGTAAGTATTCCATGGATTTAATTGGAGGAGACACGGTTTCTTCAAAAAAGGGCTTAATTATTACAGTCACAGTCCTTGGAAAAGTAGAGAAAGGAACTAGTCTTTTACGAAGCAATGCGAAACCAGGTGATCTTGTATTTGTTGTAGGGGACCTAGGAGCATCTGCTGCAGGTTTAGACTTATTATTAAGTACGGGCCTCAATCACCCATATACAGAATACGAAAAACATCTACTAAAAGCACATCAAGAGCCTATCCCTCAAGTAGAAGCAGGACGAATTTTAGCTTGTAGTGGTTTGAATATCTCGTTAAATGATATTAGTGATGGACTTGCAAGTGAAACAAATGAGCTAGCTGAGGCAAGCAGTGTTGATCTACATATTGAATTTGAAAAAGTCCCAAGAAATATATATTTAAATGCTTATCCAATTGAAAAACAAAAACAATGGTGTCTCTTTGGCGGTGAAGACTATCAATTGGTTGGGACAATGTCGGAAGCTGGGTTTAAACAATTAAGTCCAATCCTTAGTGAGAAAAATATAAAACTAACTGTAATTGGTGAAGTAACCGAAGGATCTGGTAACGTTTATTTATATGAAAATAAGCATAAAGAAAAGCTACTTAAAAAGGGCTTTAATCATTTTGATAAAGGTGAATAA
- the tsaE gene encoding tRNA (adenosine(37)-N6)-threonylcarbamoyltransferase complex ATPase subunit type 1 TsaE — translation MDNLKVHTSSPEQTMELAERLGQFLEAGSVITLEGDLGAGKTHFTKGLAKGLGVKRNVNSPTFTIIKEYQGRMPLYHMDVYRVCEADEDLGFDEYFYGEGVTVVEWASLIKEQLPKERLDIEIYHAGDDRREIVLKPLGERYILLCKELQTK, via the coding sequence ATGGATAACTTGAAAGTACATACATCGTCTCCTGAGCAAACCATGGAGTTGGCGGAGAGACTAGGACAATTCCTAGAAGCCGGCTCGGTGATCACGTTAGAAGGGGATTTAGGAGCAGGTAAAACACATTTTACAAAGGGCTTAGCCAAAGGTCTAGGTGTAAAAAGAAATGTTAATAGCCCTACTTTTACGATCATTAAAGAGTACCAAGGAAGAATGCCACTATATCATATGGATGTGTACCGAGTCTGTGAAGCAGATGAAGACTTAGGCTTTGATGAATACTTTTATGGTGAAGGCGTAACCGTGGTAGAATGGGCTAGTTTGATTAAAGAGCAATTACCGAAAGAACGCCTTGACATTGAGATTTACCATGCGGGTGATGATCGAAGAGAAATAGTTTTAAAACCACTAGGAGAACGGTATATCTTATTATGTAAGGAGTTACAAACAAAATGA
- the tsaB gene encoding tRNA (adenosine(37)-N6)-threonylcarbamoyltransferase complex dimerization subunit type 1 TsaB yields the protein MKVLAIDTSTFVMGVALLDEDKVLGEVITNLKENHSIRLMPAVEKLMKDAGVHPKELHKIVVAHGPGSYTGVRIGVTTAKTLAWTLGIPLIGISSLEALAQNGRYFHGVISPIFDARRGQVYTGLYGNKNGQIQNLREDQILLLEDWLTQLNNDFENILFLGNDVSLHRQLIIEKLGGKATFGLVSDHNPRPAELARLALNMESKEDIHTFTPNYIRLAEAETNWLASQKTKAEQG from the coding sequence ATGAAGGTACTTGCTATAGATACATCTACATTTGTCATGGGTGTTGCCCTACTAGATGAAGATAAGGTATTAGGTGAAGTGATTACCAACCTGAAAGAAAATCATTCAATTCGATTAATGCCTGCTGTGGAAAAGTTGATGAAGGATGCAGGAGTCCATCCGAAAGAATTACACAAGATCGTTGTAGCTCATGGACCGGGCTCTTATACAGGAGTAAGAATTGGAGTTACGACTGCAAAAACTCTAGCTTGGACATTAGGAATTCCTCTTATCGGAATTTCAAGTTTAGAGGCTTTAGCTCAAAATGGACGTTATTTTCATGGGGTTATCTCGCCTATCTTTGATGCCAGAAGAGGTCAAGTGTATACAGGACTCTACGGGAATAAAAATGGTCAGATACAGAACCTTAGGGAAGATCAAATTCTGTTACTTGAAGATTGGCTTACACAACTAAATAATGACTTTGAGAATATTCTTTTCTTAGGGAATGATGTCTCTCTGCATAGACAATTAATTATCGAGAAACTAGGGGGCAAAGCAACATTCGGATTAGTAAGTGATCATAACCCAAGACCTGCAGAACTAGCAAGGTTAGCTTTAAATATGGAATCTAAAGAGGATATACATACATTTACCCCTAATTATATTCGCTTAGCAGAAGCAGAGACAAACTGGTTAGCTAGTCAAAAAACTAAGGCCGAGCAAGGATAA
- the rimI gene encoding ribosomal protein S18-alanine N-acetyltransferase, translating into MEATYKIRYMVKEDIDDVLVVEEKSFATPWSRTAFLNEILHNQFAHYLVIENEGEIIGYCGVWIIVDEAHITNIAIHPNFRGFKLGEQLLVHAIELARTLGGTKMTLEVRVSNHVAQRLYSKLGFKPGGIRKQYYTDNQEDALVMWVVL; encoded by the coding sequence ATGGAAGCTACTTATAAAATTCGTTATATGGTGAAAGAAGATATTGATGATGTGTTAGTAGTTGAAGAAAAGTCTTTTGCTACGCCATGGAGTCGTACAGCGTTTCTAAATGAAATTCTTCATAATCAATTTGCCCATTATCTAGTTATCGAGAATGAAGGTGAAATTATTGGTTATTGTGGAGTGTGGATCATTGTCGATGAAGCTCATATTACTAACATTGCTATTCATCCTAATTTTCGTGGCTTTAAGCTAGGAGAACAGTTGTTGGTTCATGCGATTGAATTAGCTCGAACATTAGGTGGTACGAAGATGACTTTGGAAGTTCGAGTATCAAACCATGTTGCCCAACGACTTTATAGTAAACTTGGCTTCAAGCCAGGAGGTATTAGAAAACAATATTATACAGATAATCAAGAGGATGCTCTTGTCATGTGGGTGGTCTTATAA
- the tsaD gene encoding tRNA (adenosine(37)-N6)-threonylcarbamoyltransferase complex transferase subunit TsaD has protein sequence MENKYILAIETSCDETAAAVIKNGNEILSNVVASQIESHKRFGGVVPEIASRHHVEQITVIIEEAMKEAEIDYPDLSAIAVTEGPGLVGALLIGVNAAKALAFAHDLPLIGVHHIAGHIYANQLITELKFPLMTLVVSGGHTELVYMKDHGSFEVIGETRDDAVGEAYDKVARTLKLPYPGGPHIDRLAAIGTPSIDLPRAWLEPESYDFSFSGLKSAVINTLHNANQKGVEISNEDLAASFQESVIEVLVEKSKRAAKEYNVKQFLVAGGVAANKGLREKLTAEFDKSAIEIIIPPLKLCTDNAAMIGAAAFIKLEKKHFSDYRLNGNPGLDLEKQ, from the coding sequence ATGGAAAATAAATATATTTTAGCAATAGAAACAAGCTGTGATGAAACTGCAGCAGCTGTTATTAAAAATGGAAATGAGATCTTATCAAATGTTGTTGCCTCCCAAATCGAGAGTCATAAACGATTTGGTGGAGTCGTTCCGGAAATTGCTTCTCGCCATCATGTTGAACAGATCACGGTTATTATTGAGGAAGCAATGAAAGAGGCAGAGATTGATTATCCTGACCTGTCAGCAATAGCGGTAACAGAAGGTCCTGGGCTCGTAGGAGCTCTATTAATTGGCGTAAATGCAGCAAAAGCACTTGCATTTGCTCATGACCTACCTTTAATCGGTGTTCATCATATAGCTGGACATATTTATGCCAACCAGTTGATAACGGAGCTTAAATTTCCTTTAATGACCTTGGTTGTTTCAGGGGGGCATACAGAACTCGTCTATATGAAAGATCATGGTAGCTTTGAGGTAATCGGTGAGACGAGAGATGATGCGGTAGGAGAGGCTTATGATAAAGTAGCGAGAACGTTAAAACTCCCTTATCCAGGTGGACCTCATATTGATCGGCTAGCAGCAATTGGAACGCCTTCAATTGATCTTCCAAGAGCTTGGTTAGAGCCGGAGTCATATGATTTTTCTTTCAGTGGATTAAAATCAGCAGTTATTAACACCTTACATAATGCAAATCAAAAAGGCGTTGAAATTTCAAATGAAGATTTAGCTGCAAGCTTCCAGGAAAGCGTCATTGAGGTCCTTGTGGAAAAGTCGAAACGAGCGGCTAAAGAATATAATGTGAAACAGTTCCTAGTCGCTGGTGGAGTCGCCGCAAATAAAGGATTAAGAGAAAAGCTAACAGCTGAATTTGATAAATCGGCGATAGAGATAATTATCCCACCACTAAAGTTATGCACAGATAATGCTGCTATGATAGGTGCTGCGGCTTTCATAAAGCTAGAAAAGAAGCATTTTTCAGACTATCGATTAAATGGTAATCCAGGGTTAGATTTAGAAAAACAATAA